In Enterobacter sp. 638, a single window of DNA contains:
- a CDS encoding isochorismatase, giving the protein MAIPKLTGYALPTAAELPNNKVSWAFEPDRAALLIHDMQEYFLNFWGENCPMMEQMVANIAQLRDYCKKHNIPVYYTAQPKEQSHEDRALLNDMWGPGLTRSPEQQRIVSELTPDEADTVLVKWRYSAFHRSPLEQMLKETGRNQLLITGVYAHIGCMTTATDAFMRDIKPFFIADALADFSREEHLMSLNYVAGRTGRVVMTDELLPSVPASKAALRAVILPLLDESDEPMDDENLIDYGLDSVRMMALAARWRKVHGDIDFVMLAKNPTLDAWWALLSREVK; this is encoded by the coding sequence ATGGCGATTCCAAAATTAACCGGTTACGCGCTACCGACGGCGGCTGAGCTGCCGAACAACAAAGTGAGCTGGGCGTTCGAGCCTGATCGCGCTGCGCTGCTGATCCACGACATGCAGGAATATTTCCTCAACTTCTGGGGCGAAAACTGCCCGATGATGGAGCAAATGGTCGCGAACATCGCGCAACTTCGCGATTACTGCAAAAAGCACAATATTCCGGTCTATTACACCGCGCAGCCAAAAGAGCAGAGCCACGAAGACCGCGCGTTGCTGAACGACATGTGGGGACCGGGGCTGACCCGCTCACCGGAGCAGCAGCGTATCGTATCGGAACTGACGCCAGATGAAGCTGACACCGTGCTGGTGAAATGGCGCTACAGCGCGTTCCACCGCTCGCCGCTGGAGCAGATGCTGAAAGAGACCGGTCGCAATCAGCTGCTGATCACCGGCGTTTACGCGCACATCGGCTGTATGACTACCGCCACCGACGCTTTTATGCGCGATATCAAACCGTTCTTTATCGCCGACGCGCTGGCCGATTTCAGCCGTGAAGAGCATCTGATGTCGTTGAACTACGTGGCGGGTCGCACCGGACGCGTGGTGATGACCGACGAGCTGCTGCCATCCGTACCCGCCAGCAAAGCGGCGCTACGCGCTGTGATTCTGCCGCTGCTGGACGAATCCGACGAGCCGATGGACGACGAAAACCTGATTGATTACGGTCTCGATTCCGTGCGCATGATGGCGCTGGCCGCCCGCTGGCGCAAAGTTCACGGCGATATCGACTTCGTGATGCTGGCGAAAAACCCGACCCTCGATGCCTGGTGGGCGCTGCTGTCCCGCGAGGTGAAGTAA
- a CDS encoding type II toxin-antitoxin system RelE/ParE family toxin produces MKIIWSRSAKRDLAKIEVRAQKRIEEKVNSITDKNTPRPDIKKLSLPGNYYRLRAGEYRVIFMIQGESRDVCYIVAVKRRSSTTYLHEESVPYGCTTDR; encoded by the coding sequence ATGAAGATTATCTGGTCAAGATCTGCAAAAAGAGATTTAGCCAAAATTGAGGTGCGCGCTCAAAAGAGAATTGAGGAGAAAGTAAACTCGATAACCGATAAAAATACGCCTCGACCGGATATTAAAAAGCTATCGTTGCCCGGCAATTACTATCGGCTTAGAGCAGGCGAATACCGCGTAATCTTCATGATTCAGGGCGAATCACGAGATGTTTGCTACATCGTGGCAGTCAAGCGAAGAAGCTCAACGACCTATCTTCACGAGGAAAGTGTTCCCTATGGATGTACAACTGATCGCTGA
- the entE gene encoding (2,3-dihydroxybenzoyl)adenylate synthase EntE: MTLPFTRWPEAFARRYREKGYWQDVPLTDILTRHTDNDATAVIDGERHYTYRQLHQAANNLASALQAQGIKRGETALVQLGNVAEFYITFFALLQAGIAPVNALFSHQRSELNAYALQITPALVIADRQHALFAGDDFLNTFVDEHRSVRVVLLRGDNGEHALEKAIARPADNFIASPTPADEVAFFQLSGGSTGTPKLIPRTHNDYYYSILRSNEICGITADTRYLNALPAAHNFAMSSPGSLGVFMAGGCVALANDPSATICFPLIEKHQLNVASLVPPAVSLWLQAIAEGAGNAQLASLTLLQVGGARLSATLAARIPAEIGCQLQQVFGMAEGLVNYTALDDTPERIINTQGRPMCPDDEVWVADENGQPLPRGEVGRLMTRGPYTFRGYFNSPEHNASAFDADGFYCSGDLIAIDEQGYITVQGREKDQINRGGEKIAAEEIENLLLRHESVIHAALVSMEDSLLGEKSCAYLVVKKPLRAVDVRRFLREQGIAEFKLPDRVECVDALPLTPVGKVDKKQLRLWLAERAQG, from the coding sequence ATGACTCTTCCCTTTACCCGTTGGCCTGAGGCATTTGCCCGGCGCTACCGTGAAAAAGGCTACTGGCAGGATGTGCCGCTGACCGACATTTTGACGCGTCATACTGACAACGACGCAACGGCGGTGATCGACGGTGAACGGCACTACACCTACCGTCAGCTGCACCAGGCAGCGAATAATCTTGCGTCCGCACTGCAGGCGCAGGGGATCAAGCGCGGCGAAACGGCGCTGGTGCAGTTGGGCAACGTGGCCGAGTTTTACATCACTTTCTTTGCCCTGCTGCAGGCGGGCATTGCCCCCGTGAATGCGCTCTTTAGCCATCAACGCAGCGAGCTGAACGCGTACGCACTTCAAATTACGCCTGCGCTGGTGATTGCCGATCGCCAGCATGCGCTGTTTGCGGGCGATGATTTCCTGAATACGTTTGTCGATGAACATCGCTCTGTGCGTGTGGTGCTGCTGCGCGGCGATAACGGTGAACACGCGCTGGAGAAGGCCATCGCGCGTCCGGCTGACAACTTTATCGCCAGCCCAACGCCTGCCGATGAAGTGGCGTTTTTTCAGCTTTCCGGCGGGAGCACCGGCACGCCAAAACTGATTCCCCGCACGCACAACGACTACTACTACAGCATTTTGCGCAGCAACGAGATTTGCGGGATTACGGCAGACACTCGCTACCTGAACGCGCTGCCCGCGGCGCACAACTTTGCGATGAGTTCCCCAGGATCGCTGGGCGTGTTTATGGCCGGTGGGTGCGTGGCGCTGGCAAACGATCCGAGCGCCACGATCTGCTTCCCGCTGATCGAAAAACACCAGCTCAACGTTGCGTCTTTGGTTCCTCCAGCGGTCAGCCTGTGGTTGCAGGCCATTGCAGAAGGGGCGGGTAACGCTCAACTGGCATCACTGACGCTGTTACAGGTGGGCGGAGCACGGCTTTCCGCCACGCTTGCGGCGCGCATTCCGGCGGAAATCGGCTGTCAGCTGCAGCAGGTTTTTGGCATGGCGGAAGGGCTGGTGAACTACACCGCGCTCGACGACACCCCGGAACGCATCATTAATACTCAGGGCCGTCCGATGTGTCCGGACGACGAAGTGTGGGTGGCGGATGAAAACGGACAACCGCTGCCGCGCGGTGAAGTCGGGCGTTTGATGACGCGCGGGCCGTACACCTTCCGTGGCTATTTCAACAGCCCGGAACACAACGCCAGCGCTTTTGATGCCGACGGTTTTTACTGCTCCGGGGATCTGATCGCCATTGACGAGCAGGGTTACATCACCGTACAGGGGCGCGAAAAAGATCAGATCAACCGTGGCGGCGAGAAGATCGCGGCGGAAGAGATCGAGAATTTACTGCTGCGTCACGAATCGGTGATCCACGCGGCGCTGGTCAGCATGGAAGACAGCCTGCTGGGCGAAAAAAGCTGCGCGTATCTGGTGGTGAAAAAGCCCCTGCGCGCGGTGGATGTGCGTCGATTCCTGCGCGAGCAGGGGATTGCAGAATTCAAACTGCCGGACAGGGTCGAGTGCGTGGACGCGCTGCCGCTGACGCCGGTCGGGAAAGTAGACAAGAAACAATTGCGCTTGTGGCTCGCTGAACGCGCCCAGGGCTGA
- the entA gene encoding 2,3-dihydro-2,3-dihydroxybenzoate dehydrogenase EntA, with the protein MAGFDFTGKTVWVTGAGKGIGYATALAFVEAGALVTGFDLAFPANDYPFATETLNVADTTQVSDVCGRMLAKMERLDVLVNAAGILRMGATEQLSQDDWQQTLAVNVGGAFNLFQQTMGQFRRQQGGAIVTVASDAAHTPRIGMSAYGASKAALKSLALTVGLELAGSGVRCNIVSPGSTDTDMQRTLWVSDDAEQQRIRGFGEQFKLGIPLGKIARPQEIASTILFLASDHASHITLQDIVVDGGSTLGA; encoded by the coding sequence ATGGCCGGATTCGATTTTACCGGCAAAACCGTCTGGGTGACGGGCGCGGGTAAGGGCATCGGTTACGCCACGGCGCTGGCGTTTGTCGAGGCGGGCGCGCTGGTGACGGGCTTTGATCTCGCCTTCCCGGCGAACGATTATCCGTTTGCGACAGAAACGCTTAACGTAGCGGATACGACGCAGGTGAGTGACGTTTGCGGGCGCATGCTGGCAAAGATGGAACGCCTGGACGTGCTGGTCAATGCGGCGGGCATTTTGCGCATGGGCGCGACCGAGCAGCTGTCGCAAGACGACTGGCAGCAGACCTTGGCGGTGAACGTCGGCGGGGCGTTTAACCTGTTCCAGCAGACGATGGGCCAGTTCCGTCGCCAGCAGGGCGGGGCGATTGTTACCGTGGCCTCTGACGCCGCGCACACCCCACGTATCGGGATGAGCGCTTACGGTGCATCGAAAGCCGCGCTGAAAAGCCTGGCGCTGACTGTCGGCCTTGAGCTGGCAGGCAGCGGCGTGCGCTGTAACATCGTCTCACCAGGATCGACCGACACCGACATGCAGCGCACGCTGTGGGTGAGCGACGACGCCGAACAGCAGCGCATTCGCGGCTTTGGCGAGCAGTTTAAGCTGGGTATTCCGCTCGGCAAAATTGCGCGTCCGCAGGAGATCGCCAGCACGATTTTGTTCCTTGCATCAGACCACGCCAGCCACATCACGCTGCAGGACATCGTGGTGGATGGTGGCTCAACGCTGGGGGCGTAA
- a CDS encoding 3-oxoacyl-ACP reductase family protein, translating into MQIDLTGKKALVTGASRGLGRAIALSLARAGADVVITYEKSADKAQAVADEIAALGRRSEAIQADSASAQAIQHAVNKTVQTLGGLDILVNNAGIARGGPLESMSLEDIDAVINVNIRGVVIAIQAALAHLKEGGRIINIGSCLANRVAQPGISVYSMSKSALNSLTRGLARDLGPRGITVNLVHPGPTDSDMNPADGEQADSQRQLIATGHYGTPEDIAAAVTFLASPQAGQISGTGLDVDGGLNA; encoded by the coding sequence ATGCAGATCGATTTAACAGGTAAAAAGGCGCTGGTCACCGGAGCCAGCCGTGGGCTGGGGCGTGCCATTGCGTTGTCGCTGGCACGCGCAGGGGCCGATGTGGTCATCACCTATGAAAAATCCGCCGATAAAGCCCAGGCTGTCGCCGATGAAATCGCCGCGCTTGGGCGGCGCAGCGAAGCCATTCAGGCAGACAGCGCGAGCGCTCAGGCGATTCAGCATGCGGTTAATAAGACGGTGCAGACGCTCGGCGGGCTGGATATTCTGGTCAACAATGCTGGCATCGCGCGCGGCGGTCCACTGGAATCCATGTCCCTGGAGGATATCGATGCGGTGATCAACGTCAATATTCGCGGCGTCGTGATCGCCATTCAGGCCGCCCTTGCGCATCTTAAAGAAGGCGGGCGCATCATCAATATTGGCAGCTGTCTGGCCAATCGCGTTGCTCAGCCGGGAATCTCCGTTTATTCAATGAGCAAATCCGCGCTTAATTCCCTGACGCGTGGTCTGGCGCGCGACCTGGGACCACGGGGAATTACTGTCAATCTAGTGCATCCTGGCCCTACGGATAGCGATATGAATCCGGCGGACGGCGAACAGGCCGACTCACAGCGCCAGCTGATTGCCACCGGCCATTACGGCACGCCGGAGGATATTGCGGCGGCAGTCACGTTTCTCGCCAGTCCTCAGGCGGGACAGATTTCTGGTACCGGCTTGGATGTGGATGGCGGGTTAAACGCCTGA
- a CDS encoding helix-turn-helix domain-containing protein — protein MDVQLIADADGKPQYAVIPYDDYLRMVLQTAEYDDENEENWESVDDEKDIYDDVGLPADVCSLMTYQQVSLQAAWRILRGLSQQEVADKLGISQSAVSQLEAVDSRPQKRTREKLAAIYGCTQEQISLYLPKEG, from the coding sequence ATGGATGTACAACTGATCGCTGATGCTGATGGAAAACCACAGTACGCAGTCATTCCTTATGATGACTATCTTCGTATGGTCCTGCAAACGGCTGAATATGATGATGAAAATGAGGAAAACTGGGAAAGCGTTGATGACGAAAAGGATATCTACGATGACGTTGGATTACCTGCTGACGTTTGCAGCCTCATGACGTATCAGCAAGTCAGCCTGCAGGCCGCATGGCGAATTCTGCGCGGATTATCTCAGCAGGAAGTGGCCGACAAACTCGGCATCAGCCAGTCTGCCGTCTCGCAACTTGAAGCGGTAGACTCCCGCCCGCAGAAACGCACGCGTGAAAAGCTGGCTGCTATTTACGGCTGCACGCAGGAACAAATCAGTCTCTATCTGCCTAAAGAAGGCTAA
- a CDS encoding YbdD/YjiX family protein produces the protein MFDTLSKAGKYLGQAAKMMIGVPDYDNYVEHMRVTHPDQSPMTYEEFFRDRQDARYGAKGGVKCC, from the coding sequence ATGTTCGACACGTTATCCAAAGCAGGGAAATACTTAGGCCAGGCAGCAAAAATGATGATTGGCGTGCCGGACTACGACAACTACGTCGAGCACATGCGCGTCACCCATCCCGATCAGTCGCCGATGACCTATGAAGAATTTTTCCGCGATCGTCAGGACGCTCGCTACGGTGCCAAAGGCGGCGTGAAGTGCTGTTAG
- a CDS encoding oxidoreductase encodes MSNTDIRVVPGPANYFSHSGSLARLNDFFTPEQLSRAVWIYGERAIEGARPFLPESFNADGAKHLLFKGHCSERDVTHLVNESGSDASVVIGVGGGAVMDTVKAVARRLNVPFVGIPTIAATCAAWTPLSVWYNDAGQALQFEIFDDANFLVLVEPQIILNAPEEYLLAGIGDTLAKWYEAVVLAPKPEALSLTVRLGINGALAIRDVLLESSEQALADQARGEQTQAFRDVVDAIIAGGGMVGGLGERYTRVAAAHAVHNGLTVLPQTDKFLHGTKVAYGILVQSALLGQDDVLAQLIAAYERFNLPTTLRELDVDINNRAELDKVITHTLRPVESIHYLPVALSPEVLRAAFEKVESFRQ; translated from the coding sequence ATGAGCAATACCGATATTCGTGTCGTACCCGGCCCGGCCAACTACTTTTCTCACAGCGGCAGCCTTGCGCGCCTGAACGATTTCTTCACGCCTGAACAACTTTCCCGTGCGGTGTGGATTTACGGCGAACGCGCAATTGAAGGGGCACGCCCTTTCTTGCCAGAAAGCTTTAACGCCGATGGCGCAAAACATCTGCTGTTCAAGGGCCACTGCAGCGAACGCGATGTCACCCATCTGGTGAATGAATCCGGCAGTGACGCCAGCGTGGTGATTGGCGTAGGCGGCGGCGCGGTCATGGACACGGTCAAAGCCGTGGCGCGTCGTCTAAACGTGCCGTTCGTCGGTATTCCAACCATTGCCGCCACCTGTGCCGCCTGGACACCGCTTTCCGTCTGGTATAACGACGCCGGTCAGGCGTTGCAGTTTGAGATCTTCGATGACGCCAATTTCCTGGTGCTGGTTGAGCCGCAAATTATTCTGAACGCCCCGGAGGAATACCTGCTGGCGGGCATCGGCGATACGCTGGCGAAATGGTACGAAGCGGTGGTTTTAGCGCCGAAGCCGGAAGCGTTATCGCTGACCGTTCGCCTCGGCATAAACGGTGCGTTGGCGATCCGTGATGTGCTGCTGGAAAGCAGCGAACAGGCGCTGGCGGATCAGGCGCGCGGGGAGCAGACGCAGGCGTTTCGCGATGTGGTAGATGCCATTATCGCGGGCGGCGGTATGGTCGGCGGGCTGGGCGAACGCTATACCCGCGTGGCGGCGGCGCATGCCGTACATAACGGTTTGACCGTGTTACCGCAAACCGACAAGTTCCTGCACGGCACCAAAGTCGCTTACGGCATTCTGGTGCAAAGCGCCCTGCTCGGTCAGGACGACGTTCTGGCGCAACTGATCGCCGCGTATGAGCGTTTCAATCTGCCGACCACCCTGCGCGAACTGGACGTGGACATCAACAACCGTGCGGAGCTGGATAAAGTGATCACCCATACGCTGCGCCCAGTCGAATCCATTCATTATCTGCCGGTTGCGCTATCGCCTGAAGTTTTACGCGCCGCATTTGAGAAAGTGGAATCCTTCCGCCAATAA
- the cstA gene encoding pyruvate/proton symporter CstA: MNNSGKYLIWAMLSVVGAFALGYIALNRGEQINALWIVVASVCIYLIAYRFYGRFIADKVLVVDGTRMTPAVRHNDGLDYVPTDKKVLFGHHFAAIAGAGPLVGPVLAAQMGYLPGMIWILAGVVLAGAVQDFMVLFVSTRRDGRSLGELVKEEMGATAGVIALIATFMIMVIILAVLAMIVVKALTHSPWGTYTVAFTIPLALFMGIYIRYIRPGRIGEVSIIGLFFLVFAIISGGWVAESPTWAPYFDFTGVQLTWMLVGYGFVAAVLPVWLLLAPRDYLSTFLKIGTIVGLAIGILIMRPTLTMPALTKFIDGTGPVWTGNMFPFLFITIACGAVSGFHALIASGTTPKMLANENQACLIGYGGMLMESFVAIMALVSACIIDPGVYFAMNSPMAVLAPAGTVDVVASAAQVVSGWGFAITPETLTHIANEVGEQSIISRAGGAPTLAVGMAYILHGALGGLMDVSFWYHFAILFEALFILTAVDAGTRAARFMLQDLLGVISPGLKRTDSLPANLLATALCVLAWGYFLHQGVVDPLGGINTLWPLFGIANQMLAGMALMLCAVVLFKMKRQRYAWVALLPTSWLLICTLTAGWQKAFSPDNKVGFLAIANKFQAMIDSGKIPAQYTESQLSQLVFNNRLDAGLTIFFMVVVVVLALYSLKTALAALKEDKPTAKETPYEPMPENLDDIVTQAKGAH, encoded by the coding sequence ATGAACAACTCAGGGAAATACCTCATCTGGGCAATGCTCTCCGTTGTAGGCGCATTTGCTCTGGGCTACATCGCCCTCAATCGTGGTGAACAGATCAATGCGCTATGGATAGTCGTGGCTTCCGTCTGCATTTATCTGATCGCGTATCGTTTCTACGGACGTTTTATCGCCGACAAAGTGCTGGTGGTAGACGGTACGCGCATGACGCCAGCTGTTCGGCATAACGACGGCCTGGATTATGTTCCAACGGATAAAAAAGTGCTGTTTGGTCACCACTTTGCGGCGATTGCCGGGGCGGGTCCGTTAGTCGGGCCGGTACTGGCCGCGCAGATGGGGTACTTGCCGGGCATGATTTGGATCCTGGCGGGTGTCGTGCTGGCGGGCGCTGTGCAGGACTTCATGGTGCTGTTCGTCTCGACTCGTCGCGACGGGCGCTCACTCGGTGAGCTGGTGAAAGAGGAGATGGGCGCAACGGCCGGGGTTATCGCGCTGATCGCCACCTTTATGATCATGGTGATCATCCTGGCAGTGCTGGCGATGATCGTGGTGAAAGCCCTGACCCACAGCCCTTGGGGAACCTATACCGTGGCATTCACCATTCCGCTGGCGCTGTTCATGGGGATCTACATTCGCTACATCCGTCCGGGGCGCATTGGTGAAGTCTCAATCATTGGCCTGTTCTTCCTGGTGTTCGCGATTATTTCTGGCGGCTGGGTGGCGGAAAGCCCAACCTGGGCGCCGTATTTTGACTTTACCGGCGTACAGCTGACCTGGATGCTGGTGGGTTACGGGTTTGTGGCTGCGGTTCTGCCGGTCTGGCTGCTGCTGGCCCCACGCGATTATCTCTCTACCTTCCTCAAAATCGGCACCATTGTTGGTCTGGCGATTGGCATTCTGATCATGCGCCCAACGCTGACCATGCCTGCGCTGACCAAATTTATTGACGGCACCGGCCCGGTCTGGACCGGTAACATGTTCCCGTTCTTGTTTATCACCATCGCCTGTGGCGCGGTATCGGGCTTCCATGCGCTGATTGCATCTGGCACGACGCCGAAAATGCTGGCGAACGAGAATCAGGCTTGCCTGATTGGTTACGGCGGCATGTTGATGGAATCCTTCGTCGCCATCATGGCGCTGGTTTCTGCCTGCATTATCGATCCGGGCGTGTATTTTGCGATGAACAGCCCAATGGCGGTTCTGGCACCTGCTGGCACGGTTGACGTGGTCGCTTCTGCGGCGCAGGTTGTGAGCGGCTGGGGCTTTGCCATTACACCGGAAACGCTAACGCACATAGCCAATGAGGTGGGGGAGCAGTCGATTATCTCCCGTGCAGGGGGCGCACCGACGCTGGCGGTGGGGATGGCGTACATCCTCCATGGTGCGCTCGGCGGGCTGATGGATGTGTCGTTCTGGTATCACTTTGCGATCCTCTTCGAAGCGCTGTTTATCCTGACGGCGGTCGACGCCGGTACACGTGCGGCGCGCTTTATGCTGCAGGATCTGCTGGGGGTGATCTCACCGGGGCTGAAACGCACCGATTCATTACCGGCGAACCTGCTGGCAACGGCACTGTGCGTCCTGGCCTGGGGCTACTTCCTGCATCAGGGCGTGGTCGATCCGCTAGGCGGCATCAATACCCTGTGGCCGCTGTTCGGTATCGCCAACCAGATGCTGGCAGGCATGGCGCTGATGCTCTGCGCGGTCGTACTGTTCAAAATGAAGCGTCAGCGTTACGCATGGGTAGCGCTGTTGCCAACTTCGTGGCTGCTGATTTGTACGCTGACGGCAGGCTGGCAAAAAGCCTTTAGCCCGGACAACAAAGTCGGGTTCCTGGCGATTGCTAACAAGTTCCAGGCGATGATCGACAGCGGTAAAATCCCTGCGCAATATACTGAGTCTCAGCTTTCACAGCTGGTGTTCAATAACCGTCTGGATGCCGGACTCACCATCTTCTTTATGGTGGTGGTTGTGGTGCTGGCGTTGTACTCTCTGAAGACCGCGCTGGCGGCACTCAAAGAAGACAAACCGACAGCGAAAGAGACGCCATACGAGCCAATGCCAGAAAACCTGGATGACATTGTGACTCAGGCGAAAGGGGCGCATTAA
- the entH gene encoding proofreading thioesterase EntH — protein sequence MIWKRHLSLEELNATSLNTMVAHLGMVYTRIGDDTLEAEMPVDARTHQPFGLLHGGASAALAETLGSMAGFLMTRDGQNVVGTELNATHHRAVSQGKVRGVCQPLHLGRQNQSWEIVVFDEQGRRCCTCRLSTMVLG from the coding sequence ATGATCTGGAAACGTCACTTATCGCTTGAAGAACTCAACGCCACCAGCCTGAACACGATGGTGGCGCATCTGGGCATGGTTTACACGCGCATCGGCGACGACACGCTGGAAGCCGAAATGCCGGTGGATGCGCGAACGCATCAGCCGTTTGGCCTGCTGCACGGCGGGGCGTCCGCGGCGCTGGCGGAGACGCTCGGTTCGATGGCCGGTTTTCTGATGACCCGTGATGGGCAAAACGTGGTGGGGACCGAGCTTAACGCGACCCATCATCGCGCGGTGTCGCAGGGAAAAGTGCGCGGTGTTTGTCAGCCGCTGCATCTTGGGCGTCAGAACCAGAGCTGGGAGATCGTGGTGTTCGACGAACAGGGACGGCGCTGCTGTACTTGTCGATTGAGCACGATGGTGCTGGGGTAG
- the entC gene encoding isochorismate synthase EntC, whose protein sequence is MDTSLAEEVQHTATTLQSDSFFFMSPNRSFTTSGCFARFSESAAGGDDPAGVFQQKLAQAFNDAKASGISHPIMVGAIPFDTRKPSSLFIPQSWQTFSRPARQKSARYHSDSQELTVVSRTEIPPQPVFEEMVARAAALTATPQVNKVVLSRLIDIATDRHIDSGALLERLIAQNPASFNFHVPLEDGGVLLGASPELLLRKEGAHFSSLPLAGSARRQPDDMLDREAGNKLLASEKDRHEHDLVTQAMKTVLEKRSHKLAMPSSPQLITTPTLWHLATPIEGEARENENALTLACLLHPTPALSGFPHQAAKEIIASLEPFDRELFGGIVGWCDSEGNGEWVVTIRCARIHENTVRLFAGAGIVPASSPVGEWRETGVKLSTMLNVFGLH, encoded by the coding sequence ATGGATACGTCATTGGCTGAGGAAGTTCAACACACCGCGACCACGCTGCAATCAGACAGCTTTTTCTTTATGTCGCCGAACCGCAGTTTCACCACATCTGGCTGTTTTGCCCGTTTTTCGGAGTCCGCAGCAGGCGGCGACGATCCGGCAGGTGTCTTCCAGCAAAAGCTGGCGCAGGCCTTCAATGACGCCAAAGCCAGCGGGATTTCGCATCCCATTATGGTTGGCGCCATTCCGTTTGATACCCGCAAACCGTCGTCACTGTTTATTCCGCAAAGCTGGCAAACCTTTTCGCGCCCGGCGCGACAGAAATCCGCACGCTACCATTCCGACTCGCAGGAACTGACGGTCGTAAGCCGCACGGAAATCCCGCCACAGCCCGTATTTGAAGAGATGGTGGCCCGCGCCGCCGCGCTCACAGCAACGCCGCAGGTCAATAAAGTGGTGCTCTCGCGCCTGATTGATATTGCCACCGATCGGCACATCGACAGCGGTGCGTTATTAGAACGCCTGATCGCGCAAAACCCGGCGAGCTTTAACTTCCACGTTCCGCTCGAAGATGGCGGCGTGCTGCTCGGGGCAAGCCCTGAGCTGCTGCTGCGCAAAGAGGGTGCACATTTTAGCTCGCTGCCGCTGGCCGGTTCCGCGCGTCGTCAGCCGGACGATATGCTGGATCGCGAAGCCGGAAACAAACTGCTGGCGTCTGAAAAAGATCGCCACGAGCACGATCTGGTGACGCAGGCGATGAAAACGGTGCTGGAAAAACGCAGCCATAAACTGGCGATGCCGTCTTCTCCGCAGCTGATCACCACCCCCACGCTCTGGCATCTGGCGACCCCGATTGAAGGCGAAGCGCGAGAGAACGAAAACGCCCTGACGCTGGCCTGTCTGCTGCACCCGACGCCTGCGCTGAGCGGTTTCCCGCATCAGGCCGCCAAAGAGATAATCGCCTCTCTCGAGCCGTTTGACCGAGAACTGTTCGGCGGGATCGTCGGCTGGTGCGACAGCGAAGGCAACGGTGAATGGGTCGTGACGATCCGCTGCGCGCGCATTCATGAAAACACGGTTCGCCTGTTTGCGGGCGCGGGCATTGTCCCGGCTTCATCGCCTGTTGGCGAATGGCGCGAAACCGGCGTCAAACTTTCCACCATGCTCAACGTTTTTGGTTTGCACTGA